The nucleotide sequence CCTTTGAGGTACTGGGCCACGGCTTCTTCGGGGACCCGGAAGGAGCGGCCAAACCTGACGGCCGGCATTTCCCCTGAGTGGACCAGGCGGTACACGGTCATTTTGGAAACACGCAAGACGTCGGCCACTTCAGCCACCGTCATGAATCGCGCATTCGAGAAGTTGGTCTCCGCGGACATTTCCCATATTCCTTTGCTCTCAGCCGACTAGGACACCCCCAGGAAACGGTGTGACGATGCTGAGCCATCAAACAACCATGTGCTAGATACTCTAGAGGCTGATGGGGCCTATGTGAAAGCCTTTCGACGAAGTGGGATACTACTCCCCCGAGACTTCCCGGCGCTTCCGGGCTGAGGCCGCGAGCTGCTCCAGCACCGAAGCGGTGACATCCCATTCCATGCAGGCATCAGTAACGCTCTGGCCGTACACGAGCTCCTGTTCACCGGCCAACTGCTTGGCAACATCCAGGTTCTGCGCACCGCCCACCAGGAAGCTCTCCAGCATGATGCCGGCAATCGGGGAGGAAGCACCTGCTTCGAGCTGGGCTCCGATCTCCAGGGCAACCTCTGCCTGGCGGTGGTGGCTCTTGCCGCTGTTGGCATGGCTCGCATCAACGATCAAGCGCGGGTTGAGTCCCTTGGCCGCCAGTTTGGCGGAAGCCGCTGCTACATCGTCCTGCGAGTAGTTCGGTCCCTTGCGTCCGCCGCGGAGAATCACGTGCGTGTCCGGATTGCCGGAGGTCGCCACGAGGGCCGCCCGGCCGTCGTCGTCGATTCCCAGGAAGGCCTGTTCAGCGGCCGAGGCGCCGCAAGCGTCGATGGCAACCTGGAGGTCGCCGTCGGTACCGTTCTTGAAGCCGATCGGCATGGACAGGCCCGAGGCGAGCTGGCGGTGGATTTGGCTCTCGGTGGTGCGGGCACCGATGGCACCCCACGAGACCAGGTCAGCCATGTACTGCGGGCTGATGGGCTCCAGGAATTCGGTGGCTGTGGGCAGGCCCAGGGCGGTGACCTGCTTGAGGAAACCGCGGGCGGCACGAAGGCCTGCAGCGATGTCGTGGCTGCCATCCAGGTGGGGATCGTTGATGAGCCCCTTCCATCCGACGGTGGTGCGCGGCTTTTCGAAGTACGTACGCATCACGATCAGCAGGTCTTCCTTGTGCTTCTCGGCCTGGCTGACCAAGCGGCGGGCGTATTCAAGTCCGGCTTTGGGATCGTGGATGGAGCAGGGTCCCACGATCACCAGCAGGCGGTCGTCGACCCCGTCCATGATGGCGCGGACCTGGTCACGGCCACGGTCGACGACGGCTGCTGAGCGGGCGTCCAGCGGCAACTCGGCGATGAGGTCCTGCGGGGCCGGAAGCGGCTCGAAGCGGGCAACCCGCAGGTTGGAGGTGGCGGGCTGCGCGGCGTCCGTTGCGGCTGCGGAATCGAGCGCTTCGATGGATTCGGGGGCGGTGCTGGTCATGTCTGGGTCCTGTCCGGGATACGGAGCGGGCCCCTTTTCAGAACCCGCCGGATATGGCGAAGGGCAGAGAATCATCTCTGCCCTGTTGGCTCTGAAGGAAAGTTGGATGCGTGTCAGTTAGACGCGGGCCCCTCCAGAGCCAACGAAAAATACGCATACCAACGGTTTGTCATAGCCACACCATAACCGCGCCCGATCAAACCCGGCAAATCGTGTTCATCATGATGACAAAAGTTTGCGCAGGAACTGCAACTGCTTGATCCAGTGGTGTTCCTGGCCGCCTTCATGGTTGTTGAAGCGGTACACCTCGATGTCCTTGGCGGGCTCGCTGCCCTTGGCCCGGGAATCAGTGCCGTAGTTGTTGTAGCTCGCGAACACCGTGGACGGCGGGCAGATATCGTCCATTTGGGCTGCTGAGAACAGCGCCGGGACGCTTGCCGCCCGGCCAAGGTGGACGCCGTCGAAGTAGTTGAGCACCGCCAGCATGGGCTCGTAACGGTCGCGGTGGCGGCCCAGGAAACCGGCGATCTCCGGGTACGGACCACGCGGGGCGATGTCGATGGCGCGCGGGAAGTCCTGTAGGAAGGGGACGTCGGGCAGCGTGGCTATGACGCCGTCGAGCCTTCCGGCCGTCAGCCCGGCAGCCGCCACAGTGATGCCGCCGCCCTGGCTTATGCCGGTGAGGACCACCGCGGAAGGGTCGACGGCGGGATGGTTCTGTGCCGCCTCTACCGCGCGGAAGGCGTCGACGTAGACCCGGCGGAAGTAGTAGTTGTCCTGGTGGTCGGCACCGCGGGTCATCAGGCCCGCATAGTTGACCTCGCCCGCTGAGGGGTGGGGATCCGGGGTATCCCCGGCGACACCCCCGTAGCCCTGCCCGCGGATGTCCATGATGAAGTGCGCATAGCCGGCCTGCGCCCAGCGGGTGTTCTGGTTGACCAGGCCGCGACCGCCCGAGTAGCCGATGTATTCCACCGCGACCGGTAGCTGCTGCCCGGCCTCGAGGTGGGCGGGCACGTGCAGCCAGCCCTTGATCCGGTCTCCCCCGAAGCCGGAGAACGTGACATCGAACGTGTCGATGACGCTGAGGTAGTTGTCCACCGGTTCGAACACTGCATCGAGCGGAACCGTGCGGGCTTCGGCGATGGTCCGGTCCCAGAATTGATCCAGGTCGGCCGGCGGGAGCGCTGGTGAGACGTACTCGCGGAGTTGCTCGAGGGGGAGGTCAAAGAGAGGCATGAGGACATCCTACGTCATGGTTTTGAGGGCGACGCCACCGGGCAAAGCCGACTTTTTTGAATCGTTACATTTCTACGTACACCGCGCTACACTGATCTGTAACTACCATTGGAAAGCGCTTGCTAAGTAGAGTCTTAGCCAGCACAGTACACCGTAAAGACTCCGACGACGACGTCACGCGCCTTCGTTGCAGCCCCAGCAGAGGAGAGCCATGGACACCCCATCTTTCGAGCCCGCCATGGGTTCGAGGCCCTTGCAGAGCACATCGGGAACCACGCCGGTACGGGCACGGGTTGCTTTGGTAGGAGTCCATGGATTCGGCACTCACCACCTCCACAACCTTGAGCGGCTCGCCGCCGATGGAATGGTGGAACTTGTTGCGGTGGCAGACCCCAATCCCCCTGCTGCAGGAGGCCTGCCGGGTACCACGGCGGTCCACAGCACACTGGATGAACTGCTTGCCGCGGACCACCGCCCGGACATCATCATCGTGGCAACACCCATCCAGACCCACGCACCCCTGGCACTGTCCGTACTGGCCTCCCATGCGGACCTCTACCTGGAAAAGCCCCCTGTGGCGTCCATGGCGGATTTCCTGCGGCTCCAGGAAGCGGCATCCGCCACCGGCCGGAGTGTCCAAGTGGGGTTCCAAAGCCTTGGCTCGCACGCCCTGGCCGCACTGGAACAACTGGCGGTCGGCAACTCCACGGCGGACTTCCCCGGCATTGGCACCCTCAAGGGAATCACGGCGACCGGGCGTTGGGTCCGGGACCGGGCCTACTACAAACGCTCGCGCTGGGCCGGAAAGCGCAGCCTGGACGGCGTCGACGTGGTGGACGGCGTGGCTACCAACCCCTTGGCCCATGCGATCGCGACGGCCCTGCGCATCGCCGGGGCACGCGAACCACTTGACCTGGCCTCGGTGGAAACCGACCTGTACCGCGCGAACGACATTGAAGCCGACGACACCTCCGTGATCCGCCTCCGGACCGCCAGCGGCCTACCGATAACCTGCGCCCTCACCCTCTGCTCGGCCGAATCAGTGGAACCATACATCACCCTGCAGGGCACTAATGGAACAGCTGTCTTCCACTACACCGAGGACCGCGTGGCCGTCACCACGGAGGCGGGCGAAAGCAGCCGTGTCTTCGGGCGCGACGACCTCACCGGGAACCTGATAGAGCACCTGGCCACCGGCGTACCGCTGATCAGTCCACTCCAGCACAGCGGTGCGTTCATGCGTGTTGTGGAAGCCATCCGCACTGCGGAACCGCCCCAGCCGATCTCGCCGGACTTCGTGGAGTGGGTGGGTACAGGCCAGCAGGCCCATGCAGTGATTCCGGGCATCCAGGACGCCGTGGAACGTGCGACGCATGCCCACGCAACCTTCGCCGAATTGGGCCTACCCTGGGCACGACAGGCAACGACGAACACCGAACCGCTGTTCGCGAACGGACCGTCCGACACCGTCCTTCGGAACGGGAGTGGCCTCGAATCCTGGCTCTCGCCCCGCCCTTACCTGCACCCCGTCAGCACCCCGTCCGGGACAGTGGTGACGGACCATCTTCCGTCGGACCACGTCTGGCACCTAGGGGCTGGTTTCGCGCTGCAGGACGTCAACGGGAGCAATTTCTGGGGAGGTCGAAGCTACCGGCGGAGCGCCGGAAAGTACGTGGACCTGATGGACCACGGCCGGATCGAGATCGCCGCTGCTGCCCGCGCTGCCGACCACACCGCCTTGGACCTCGACTGGTTCGGTTCGGACGGCAGCCTCCTCCTCCAGGAACGCCGGACCTTCGAACGGACCGCCATCACCGCCCGCACGTGGCGACTGGACATCCGGACCCGGCTCACCGCCGTCGTCGACGCCTCGCTGGGGAGCCCGGGATCGCATGGTGCCCCCGGCAGCGGCTACGGCGGATTCTTTTGGCGGCTTCCGGCAAACGCCTCGCCGCGCGTCTTTTCCTCCACAGCCGACGGCGAATCCGCCGTGCACGGCTCGGTTTCGCCCTGGTTGGCCTGGACGGGAGAGTTCGACGCCGGCCCTGCCACCTTGGTGTTCGCCGCACCCCGGGAGTCGGCGGACCCATGGTTCGTCAGGTGCGGGGGCTACCCGGCCGTTGGCTCGGCTCTGGCCTGGGATGAGTCCGTCGAGTTGGCTGCCGGTGAGACGCTGACGCGGACCAACTCCGTCTGGATCAGTGACGGCTTGCTGGATCTGCGGGAGATCGACGACTTGGTTACGGCTGGACGCGACGACGCCCTGAGCCCCACATCAGGAGGCCAATGACCACGGCGGAGGCCATGCCCAGGGCACCGGTCACCACCAGACCGGTCCGCACATCGAAGTCTTCGGTGAGCCACCCCGCGAGCAGCCCGCCCAACGCATGGCCACCCAGGAGCAGCGGAAAGTAGAGCGCCAGGACCCGGCCCCGGACATGCGCGCCGGCTTCAAGCTGCACGGCAGTGGCCGCGCTGGTGAGGAAGACGAGCGTCATGAAGCCAACCACCACGAGCATGGCCACGAACCATTCCTGCGTTGGCATCACGGCGGCAATCGCTTGTGTCAACCCAAAAAGGCCTGCGCTGGCCACGATTCCTTTCCGGCCAAAGCGCTTGATCCGGGTAGCCACCAGCGCCCCGGCCAACGCGCCGAGGGCACTGACGGTGTTGAACAAACCGAAGCCTGCGGGACCGCCGTGCCAGACCCGGTCGGCGAAGGCGGCCAGAACCACAGGACCGTTCATTCCGAAGGCACCCAGCAAGCCTGCCAGCAGCATGGTGAGGAGGAGTCGTGGGCGGGCACGGACGAAGTGGAATCCAGCCAATACCCGGCCTTTTCGCACCGTAGGATCAGGCACCACCGGCGAGTGATGGAGTTCCCCGGGCCTGATGGCTGCGGTCATCACCAGGACCGCTACGCCAAGGCAGGCATTGGCCGCGAACGCCGCCGCCGGGCCTGCCTGGGCAATGACAACGCCTGCCAGCGCGGGTCCGGCCATGGCCCCCAGTTGGCCGATGGCGCTGTTCAGTCCGATGGCCGCCGGCAACCCGGCGTCGCCCACCACTTCGTTGACGAAAACCTGCCGTGCGGGGCCGTCAATGGCGCTGGTTACTCCCAGTGCGATGCACGCGGCGTAGACAACCCAGACGTCGCTGCCTCCCATCGCGTTCCAGACAGCGAGCCCGGCAGCCAGGACGGCGGCCACCGATTGGCAAACAACGAGAATGCGGCGTTTGGGGAATAGGTCCACCAGGACACCGCTGACCGGGCCCACCACCAGCATGGGCAGGAATTGGAGCGCGACGGCAAGACCCACGGCGGCCGGGCTGCCCGTGAGCTGGAGAACCAGCCAGTCCTGGGCCAAACGCTGCATCCAGACCCCGCCGCTGCCCACCAATGAGAGGGCCACAAAGATCCGGTAGTTGTGGTGCCGCAACGGATAGTGCCAGGTCTCGACCGAGCGGGCCCGTGGGCTTGCAGGCTGAGTGGGGGTGGATCGACGTGGAAAAAGGCGCGGTGGAAAGGGGCGCGGCGACACTGGGGGTCTGCTCGATTCAGCTGGGTCGGTGGGGAGTTTTTGTACAGCTGATGCCTTTAAGAAGGCTTCTTTAGGGCATCAGCTGTACAAAAACTCCTAGTGGTGGGAGCGGATTTTGACGGCCGCAGCGGCCAGGACCAGGGTTCCGGGGACAATGACGAACAAGGCTTGCAACATCCAGACGAACACCACTGCCATGAACACGGCCGCGAGCAGCAGCAGTGAGCCGCTCCAGTCACGGAGCGAATCAGCCTTGGCGCTGGAGTAGGCAGCAGACCAGCGCTGTGGTCCGGGGACATCGGCGGGGTGCCGGTCGGCGTCGCCGTCCCAGGTCACTCCCCCGCTCCAATTTGCGACGATCCGAAGGAACAGCACGGCGCCGGCCGCAGCCAGGATCAGCGTGGCGGGCAGGATGACTGCCCGGCCGGGCAGTTGGCCCACCAGGGCGAGCAGCAGGTTCAGGACAATCACGACGGCGGCTGCCGCCGTCGTGATTCCGATCTTCCAGCTGCCGGGCAGCGCACGGCGGAAATTCCCCCACAGGCTGCGGAGCGAATCGTCCCTGCCGCTGAGGTGCCTCTCCAGGTGTGCGACGCCGGCCGCATAGGCAGCCGGCGCCGTCACCAAGGGGATGGACAGGAGGAGCACGATGACTCCCGCCAGGATGGTCTCGGCGAAGAGGGCAAAGCGGTTGACCGGAATCCCGGGCTTCGGCGAGGACTTGCCAGTGGCGTCCATGGTGCTCATTTCTGTCTCTCCCCTAGCCTTTGAGGCCTTGTGTTGAAACGCCTTCGACGATGTAGCGCTGGAAGACCAGGAAGAACACCAGCACGGGCAGGAGGGCCAGGACCGACATGGCGATCATCGCTCCGTAGTCCGATGACTGGGTCTGGTCCACAAAGAGCCGCAATGCCAACGGCAGCGGGTACTTCTCGGGGGTGTTCAAGTAGAGCAGCGGCCCCAGGAAGTCGTTCCAGCTCCAGATGAAGGAGAAGATCGACGTGGAAATCAGGGCCGGTTTCATGAGCGGGAGCATGATGGAACCGAAGATGCGGACGTGTCCTGCGCCGTCGATACGCGCTGCTTCGTCCAGTTCGGCCGGCAGTCCGCGCATGAACTGGACCATGAGGAACACGAAGAACGCATCCGCTGCCAGGAACTTGCCGATCAGCAAGGGCACGTAGGTGTCTACGAGGCCCAGCTGCTGGAACACGATGTACTGCGGAATGATCACCACGTGGAAAGGCAGTAGCAGGGTGGCGATCATCATGCCGAAGAACAGTCCGCGGCCGGGGAAGTTGATCCGGGCGAAGGCGTAGGCGGAGATGGACGCTGAAAGGACCGTTCCAACCACGGCGCCGACGGCCAGGATCAGCGAGTTGGTGAAGAACGTCAGTGTGGAGACCCCGCCGATGCCTTCCATGGCCGTGGCGAAGTTGTCGAAGCTGAAGTTGTTCGACCACAACGCGTTGTTCGCGCCGCCGATTTCGGAGTTCGGTTTGAAGGCGGAAGTGATCATCCACAGGGCAGGGTAGAGAACCATGGCCACCAGTGCCAGGGCAATAATGTGGAAGATGGCGCTCTTGATCCGCTTGGCCATGACGGATTCGGACTTCGGGTTGTAGGCCGGCGCCGGAGTGCTTGGCGTGGACTGGATGGGCGTTGCCGTGGTTGTCATTTTGAATCACCGCTGTAGTGGACCCAGGACTTGGAGGTCTTGAAGAAGATCAGCGTTATGATGCCGACCACGATCACCAGGAGCCAGGCCATCGCCGAGGCGTAACCCATCCGGAAATCGGAGAAACCGCGCAAGTACAGGTAAAGGGTGTAGAAGAGGGTGGATCCTGCCGGGCCGCCTTCACCGTTGGAGATGATATAGGCCGAGGCGAAGATCTGGAACGCGTGGATGGTTTCCATCAGGAGGTTGAAGAAAATCACCGGGGACAGCATGGGCCAGGTGATGTTCAGGAACTTCCGGACCGGTCCGGCGCCGTCCATTGACGCTGCTTCGTAAAGGTCCGTGGGGATCTGCTTGAGGCCGGCGAGGAAGATCACCATGGGGGCGCCGAACTGCCACACGGTCAGCAGGATCATCATGCCCATGGTCATGTTGGGGTTGCCCACCCAGCCACCGAGGTTGATTCCGAAGAAGGACAGTCCCTGGTCCACGGGGCCGGAATCGCCGAACATGGCCTTCCAGACGATTGCGATGGACACCGATGCGCCGATCAGGGACGGGGCGTAGAACGCGGACCGGTAGAAACCCTGGCCCTTGCGTTTGCTGTTGAGCAGCATCGCGATGGCCAACGCCGCCGCGAGCTTCAGCGGGGTACCGAAGACAACGTATTGCAGGGTCACACCTACCGACTGCAGGAAGCGTTCGTCCTGGAAGAGGGTGGTGTAGTTATCGAAGCCGATCCATTTGGGGGCATCAAAGAGGTTGTAGTTGGTGAAGGAAAGGTACAGCGAGGAAATCATCGGTCCTACGGTCAAGGCGATGAATCCCAGCAGCCAGGGCAGCAGGAAGGTGTAGCCGGCGCGGGCGTCCGCCCCGCGCCGCCGCGACTTGCGCGGCTGCGAGGGAGCGGAGGCGGTGCGCCTGCTCAGGGTTGGGCTTTGAGTCACGAGATCAGTCCGTCAGTTGGGAAGCCAGGATCAGACACGGAAGGTCTGGATCAGGCGTTCTGCTTGATGAGGTCTTCGGCTTCCCTGAACCACGCATCCACTGCGCCGTCCACGGTGAGCTTTCCGTAGTTCAGGTCCTGGGTGACCCGCTTGAACGTGGACTCGAGGGTGCCGAAACCAACGATGGGCGGCTCCGGTGCGTCCTTCAGGTACTTTTCAATGGACTTCTCGTAATCGACGACGAGCTTGTCGGTGCCTTCGAAGGTGGTTCCGTCGCGCTGGGTCTTCGACGCCGGTACACCGCGGGAGGTCTTGAAGATCTGGCCGACCTCGGGATCGTTGACCATGAAGTCGATGAAGCGTGCAGCAGCGTCCTTGTACTTGGTCTTCGCGCTGGCCACCATCAACATGGACGGCTTGAGGAACAGGCCCAGGTTGTCCGGATCATCCGATGGGACCGGCACCAGCTTGAGTTCCTTGGCGCCGCTGTCCGCGAGGTACCCGGCCATGAAGTTGTCCCAGGTGACTTCGGTAGCGGTGACATTCGAACCGAACGGGGACTTGGGCAGCAGCTGGGTGGCCTTGTCTTCGCCCACAATCGCACCGGTACCGCGCAGGTCCGCGGTGAGGTTCCACCACTTCTTCAGGTCGTCTTTGGAGAAACCGAGTTTGCCTTCGTCGGTGAAGGCCTTGATGTTGTTCTGCCGCAGCCAGATGTTGAAGTTCCACCAGATGCCCGTGTAGTCGGTGCCGCCGAACAGTGTGCCGTTACCCTTGGCGCCAACCTCAGCCAGGAACGCGTTGAATTCCTTGTAGTTCCAGGAACCGTCCGGCTCCGCAATGCCCAGTGAAGCGAGCTTGGCGGGGTCGTAGTACACCGCGAAGGCGTTGGTGCTGGTGGGGATGCCGTAGGTCTTGCCGCGGATCTGGCCCGACGGAAGGAGGGACTTCTCAAAGGCGTCCGTGTTGATCTTTACGGTGCCCAGGTCCAGGAGCTGGTTCCGCTGCCCGTAATCGCGCAGATAGGACAGGTCCCACTGCATCACATCCGGCAGGCCACCGCCGGCGGCCTCCGTAGCACGCTTCTGCCAGTAGCCCGCGAAGTCCGAGAAGTTGCCGTTGACCTTGATGTCCGGGTTCTTGGACTCAAACAACGCAATGGCCTTGCGGGTGCGTTCGGCACGGTCGTCGTTGCCCCACCAGGTGTAGGTGATGGTGACGGGGTTGTCCGCGGAACCGGTCTGTCCGCTGGACGACGACGACTGGCCACAAGCGGAGAGGAACGCGGCAGATGCAGTGCCGAGAGCCACCGTGGTGAGGAATTTCCTTCTGTCGATCATGAGAGCCTCCTTGCTCAGTTGGTGCAAGCTTTCCGAGTTTCTGCAACGTGGCAGTGATCTCGCTTACACTCGTTCTGAATCGATACAATATCCTCAATGCACCATCTGGGCAAGCGTTTTCCAAAGACAGTGGGTTTCGCCCATTTCCACACACAGCTTCCATCCAAATCCGGCAACCCGAGCAAGGAGTCCCCATGACCTCCCCCGAAACACCCCACCGCCCCGACGTGTGGAGCAGCCTGGACGGCATCGCTTACGGCGGTGACTACAACCCGGAACAGTGGCCCGAGGACGTCCGTTTGGAAGACATCGGACTTATGAAGGAAGCGGGCGTCACCTTCCTCAGCGTCGGGATCTTCTCCTGGGGCCTGCTTGAACCCACCGAGGGCAACTACGATTTCGCCTGGCTGGACGATGTCATGGACAACCTCCACGGAGCCGGCATCAAGGTTGCCCTGGCCACAGCTACCGCATCACCGCCGGCATGGCTGGCCCGCAAGTACCCCGAAATCCTGCCCGTCACGGCGGAAGGAACCAGACTTGAGAGGGGCTCCCGACGCCACTACACGCCGTCGTCCGCCGTGTACCGCAGGTACGCCACCACCATGACGAGGGTCATCGCCGAACGCTATAAAGACCACCCGGCCCTGGCCCTCTGGCACGTGGACAATGAACTCGGCTGCCACGTGGGCGAGTTCCACGGCGAAGAAGACGCAGCCGCGTTCCGGGCCTGGCTCGAGCGGCGGTACGGCTCCATTGAAGAACTCAACGAATCGTGGGGAACGGCCTTCTGGTCCCAGCACTACGCGTCCTTTGACGAGATCATCCCGCCGGGTGCCGCCCCCACCACCCTGAACCCAGGGCAGCAACTTGATTTTGCCCGTTTCAATTCGTGGGTGTTCATCGACTACTACCGCGAACTGCTGGCAGTCATCCGGGAGGTCACACCTGACATTCCGGCCACCACCAACTTCATGGTGTCCAGCGCTACCAAGTCACTGGACTACTTCGACTGGTCCAAAGACATGGACGTCGTGGCAAACGACCACTACCTGGTGGCCGCCGACCCCGAGCGCCACATCGAACTGGCCTTCAGTGCCGATCTCACCCGCGCCGTGGCAGGCGGCGCGCCCTGGATCCTGATGGAGCACTCGACATCAGCGGTCAACTGGCAGCCGCACAACCAGCCCAAAATGCCCGGCGAAATGCTGCGCAACTCCCTCAGCCACGTGGCCCGCGGCGCTGACGCCGTCATGTTCTTCCAGTGGCGGCAAAGCAAAGCCGGATCAGAGAAGTTCCACTCCGCCATGGTCCCCCATGGCGGACGCGAAACCCAGGTGTGGCGGAACGTCGTGGAGCTCGGAGAAGCCCTGTCCAAGCTGGAACCGGTCAAGGGTTCACGGGTGGACTCCAAGGTGGCGATCGTGTTCGACTACGAGGCCTGGTGGGCTTCGGAACTGGACTCGCATCCGAGCAATTCGCTGAAGTATCTGGACACCATGCGGGCCTTCCACCGGGCACTCTACCTGCAGGGAATCAGCACCGACTTCGTCCATCCCGGCGCCGATTTGTCCGGCTACGAGCTGATCCTGGTGTGCACGTTGTACT is from Paenarthrobacter nicotinovorans and encodes:
- a CDS encoding carbohydrate ABC transporter permease, encoding MTQSPTLSRRTASAPSQPRKSRRRGADARAGYTFLLPWLLGFIALTVGPMISSLYLSFTNYNLFDAPKWIGFDNYTTLFQDERFLQSVGVTLQYVVFGTPLKLAAALAIAMLLNSKRKGQGFYRSAFYAPSLIGASVSIAIVWKAMFGDSGPVDQGLSFFGINLGGWVGNPNMTMGMMILLTVWQFGAPMVIFLAGLKQIPTDLYEAASMDGAGPVRKFLNITWPMLSPVIFFNLLMETIHAFQIFASAYIISNGEGGPAGSTLFYTLYLYLRGFSDFRMGYASAMAWLLVIVVGIITLIFFKTSKSWVHYSGDSK
- a CDS encoding carbohydrate ABC transporter permease codes for the protein MTTTATPIQSTPSTPAPAYNPKSESVMAKRIKSAIFHIIALALVAMVLYPALWMITSAFKPNSEIGGANNALWSNNFSFDNFATAMEGIGGVSTLTFFTNSLILAVGAVVGTVLSASISAYAFARINFPGRGLFFGMMIATLLLPFHVVIIPQYIVFQQLGLVDTYVPLLIGKFLAADAFFVFLMVQFMRGLPAELDEAARIDGAGHVRIFGSIMLPLMKPALISTSIFSFIWSWNDFLGPLLYLNTPEKYPLPLALRLFVDQTQSSDYGAMIAMSVLALLPVLVFFLVFQRYIVEGVSTQGLKG
- a CDS encoding Poxvirus protein I5, with protein sequence MSTMDATGKSSPKPGIPVNRFALFAETILAGVIVLLLSIPLVTAPAAYAAGVAHLERHLSGRDDSLRSLWGNFRRALPGSWKIGITTAAAAVVIVLNLLLALVGQLPGRAVILPATLILAAAGAVLFLRIVANWSGGVTWDGDADRHPADVPGPQRWSAAYSSAKADSLRDWSGSLLLLAAVFMAVVFVWMLQALFVIVPGTLVLAAAAVKIRSHH
- a CDS encoding 3-deoxy-7-phosphoheptulonate synthase is translated as MTSTAPESIEALDSAAATDAAQPATSNLRVARFEPLPAPQDLIAELPLDARSAAVVDRGRDQVRAIMDGVDDRLLVIVGPCSIHDPKAGLEYARRLVSQAEKHKEDLLIVMRTYFEKPRTTVGWKGLINDPHLDGSHDIAAGLRAARGFLKQVTALGLPTATEFLEPISPQYMADLVSWGAIGARTTESQIHRQLASGLSMPIGFKNGTDGDLQVAIDACGASAAEQAFLGIDDDGRAALVATSGNPDTHVILRGGRKGPNYSQDDVAAASAKLAAKGLNPRLIVDASHANSGKSHHRQAEVALEIGAQLEAGASSPIAGIMLESFLVGGAQNLDVAKQLAGEQELVYGQSVTDACMEWDVTASVLEQLAASARKRREVSGE
- a CDS encoding acetylxylan esterase, with product MPLFDLPLEQLREYVSPALPPADLDQFWDRTIAEARTVPLDAVFEPVDNYLSVIDTFDVTFSGFGGDRIKGWLHVPAHLEAGQQLPVAVEYIGYSGGRGLVNQNTRWAQAGYAHFIMDIRGQGYGGVAGDTPDPHPSAGEVNYAGLMTRGADHQDNYYFRRVYVDAFRAVEAAQNHPAVDPSAVVLTGISQGGGITVAAAGLTAGRLDGVIATLPDVPFLQDFPRAIDIAPRGPYPEIAGFLGRHRDRYEPMLAVLNYFDGVHLGRAASVPALFSAAQMDDICPPSTVFASYNNYGTDSRAKGSEPAKDIEVYRFNNHEGGQEHHWIKQLQFLRKLLSS
- a CDS encoding ABC transporter substrate-binding protein, with product MIDRRKFLTTVALGTASAAFLSACGQSSSSSGQTGSADNPVTITYTWWGNDDRAERTRKAIALFESKNPDIKVNGNFSDFAGYWQKRATEAAGGGLPDVMQWDLSYLRDYGQRNQLLDLGTVKINTDAFEKSLLPSGQIRGKTYGIPTSTNAFAVYYDPAKLASLGIAEPDGSWNYKEFNAFLAEVGAKGNGTLFGGTDYTGIWWNFNIWLRQNNIKAFTDEGKLGFSKDDLKKWWNLTADLRGTGAIVGEDKATQLLPKSPFGSNVTATEVTWDNFMAGYLADSGAKELKLVPVPSDDPDNLGLFLKPSMLMVASAKTKYKDAAARFIDFMVNDPEVGQIFKTSRGVPASKTQRDGTTFEGTDKLVVDYEKSIEKYLKDAPEPPIVGFGTLESTFKRVTQDLNYGKLTVDGAVDAWFREAEDLIKQNA
- a CDS encoding MFS transporter, translating into MSPRPFPPRLFPRRSTPTQPASPRARSVETWHYPLRHHNYRIFVALSLVGSGGVWMQRLAQDWLVLQLTGSPAAVGLAVALQFLPMLVVGPVSGVLVDLFPKRRILVVCQSVAAVLAAGLAVWNAMGGSDVWVVYAACIALGVTSAIDGPARQVFVNEVVGDAGLPAAIGLNSAIGQLGAMAGPALAGVVIAQAGPAAAFAANACLGVAVLVMTAAIRPGELHHSPVVPDPTVRKGRVLAGFHFVRARPRLLLTMLLAGLLGAFGMNGPVVLAAFADRVWHGGPAGFGLFNTVSALGALAGALVATRIKRFGRKGIVASAGLFGLTQAIAAVMPTQEWFVAMLVVVGFMTLVFLTSAATAVQLEAGAHVRGRVLALYFPLLLGGHALGGLLAGWLTEDFDVRTGLVVTGALGMASAVVIGLLMWGSGRRRVQP
- a CDS encoding DUF6807 family protein, which produces MDTPSFEPAMGSRPLQSTSGTTPVRARVALVGVHGFGTHHLHNLERLAADGMVELVAVADPNPPAAGGLPGTTAVHSTLDELLAADHRPDIIIVATPIQTHAPLALSVLASHADLYLEKPPVASMADFLRLQEAASATGRSVQVGFQSLGSHALAALEQLAVGNSTADFPGIGTLKGITATGRWVRDRAYYKRSRWAGKRSLDGVDVVDGVATNPLAHAIATALRIAGAREPLDLASVETDLYRANDIEADDTSVIRLRTASGLPITCALTLCSAESVEPYITLQGTNGTAVFHYTEDRVAVTTEAGESSRVFGRDDLTGNLIEHLATGVPLISPLQHSGAFMRVVEAIRTAEPPQPISPDFVEWVGTGQQAHAVIPGIQDAVERATHAHATFAELGLPWARQATTNTEPLFANGPSDTVLRNGSGLESWLSPRPYLHPVSTPSGTVVTDHLPSDHVWHLGAGFALQDVNGSNFWGGRSYRRSAGKYVDLMDHGRIEIAAAARAADHTALDLDWFGSDGSLLLQERRTFERTAITARTWRLDIRTRLTAVVDASLGSPGSHGAPGSGYGGFFWRLPANASPRVFSSTADGESAVHGSVSPWLAWTGEFDAGPATLVFAAPRESADPWFVRCGGYPAVGSALAWDESVELAAGETLTRTNSVWISDGLLDLREIDDLVTAGRDDALSPTSGGQ
- a CDS encoding helix-turn-helix domain-containing protein, with product MSAETNFSNARFMTVAEVADVLRVSKMTVYRLVHSGEMPAVRFGRSFRVPEEAVAQYLKGAVVDGQSETA